The following are from one region of the Novosphingobium humi genome:
- a CDS encoding MFS transporter: protein MRPSRKRLVVLALISTATLINYLDRSVMGVAKPELVKELHISPEVMGLIFSAFSWTYALAQIPGGYVLDRLGTRLTYALSLGLWSAMTALHGLATGVAGLVSARLALGLAEAPCFPANSRVLSTWFPQNERAKATGVYTVGEYIGLGLLIPVLGWMLAHYGWRSLFFVVGGLGVVFAILFHRLYREPQDSTANQAEIDLIAAGGGFSGGTAPIAFSWSNVRALVTTRQIAGASIGQFCSNSTLVFFLTWFPSYLAEERGMTFIKSGWLVSLPYIAAAAGVMLGGVFSDWLIRATGSPTIGRKVPIIAGLLLCASMVSANYMNSNNAVIAVMSLAFFGQGLAGLGWTLLSDVAPKEMMGLTAGLFNFFTNLAGIITPLVVGFAVGATGSFYGALAYIGALGIIGTLAYLIVLGPVERVKIH from the coding sequence ATGAGGCCGAGCCGCAAACGTCTTGTCGTTCTCGCGCTGATCTCGACCGCGACCCTCATCAACTATCTTGATCGATCCGTCATGGGCGTTGCCAAGCCCGAACTGGTCAAGGAACTGCACATCAGCCCGGAAGTCATGGGCCTGATTTTCTCGGCTTTCTCATGGACCTATGCTCTGGCGCAAATTCCGGGCGGCTATGTGCTGGATCGCCTTGGCACGCGGCTGACCTATGCGCTCTCGCTGGGCCTGTGGTCGGCGATGACGGCGCTGCATGGGCTGGCGACGGGGGTCGCGGGTCTGGTTTCGGCCCGCCTCGCATTGGGGCTGGCCGAAGCCCCTTGTTTCCCCGCGAACAGCCGCGTCCTCTCGACATGGTTTCCCCAGAACGAGCGCGCCAAAGCCACCGGCGTTTACACCGTGGGCGAATATATCGGGCTTGGCCTGCTGATCCCGGTTCTGGGCTGGATGTTGGCCCATTACGGCTGGCGTTCGCTGTTTTTCGTGGTCGGCGGGCTTGGCGTGGTCTTTGCCATCCTGTTCCACCGCCTCTATCGCGAGCCGCAGGACAGCACTGCCAATCAGGCTGAAATCGACCTGATCGCCGCAGGCGGCGGCTTTTCGGGTGGCACCGCCCCCATCGCCTTCAGTTGGAGCAACGTCCGCGCCCTTGTCACCACGCGCCAAATCGCGGGCGCCTCGATCGGCCAGTTCTGCTCCAATTCCACCCTCGTTTTCTTCCTGACATGGTTCCCGTCCTATCTGGCCGAGGAACGCGGCATGACCTTCATCAAGTCGGGCTGGCTGGTCTCGCTGCCCTATATCGCGGCGGCGGCGGGGGTGATGCTGGGCGGGGTGTTCTCCGACTGGCTGATTCGCGCCACCGGCTCGCCTACCATCGGGCGCAAGGTGCCGATCATTGCGGGCCTTTTGCTCTGCGCCAGCATGGTTTCGGCCAATTACATGAACAGCAACAATGCCGTGATCGCCGTCATGAGTCTGGCCTTCTTCGGTCAGGGTCTGGCCGGACTTGGCTGGACGCTTTTGTCCGATGTCGCGCCCAAGGAAATGATGGGACTGACTGCGGGCCTGTTCAACTTTTTCACCAATCTGGCTGGCATCATCACCCCGCTGGTGGTCGGCTTTGCCGTGGGCGCCACGGGCAGCTTTTATGGCGCGCTGGCCTATATCGGCGCGCTGGGGATCATCGGCACGCTGGCCTATCTGATCGTGCTGGGTCCGGTGGAGCGGGTGAAAATCCACTGA